The genomic region AATCGCATCGCGCCTGCTCTCGGTGGAACCGGCCATCGTCACCATCGGACCGCAGCCCGTGCTCCGGGATGCCGCGGCGAACTGACCGCTAACTGCAAAGCGTTGGCATGAGCATGGACCGGCGGTCCTCCATTGTGTATGGGCAGGCCAGTTCCGGTTTCATGCGGGAAAACTACGTATGACAAATCAAAAAAAGGTTGCCCTGGCATTGGGCGGCGGCGGTGCGCGGGGCATTGCCCATATCCATGTTCTCAAGGCGTTTGACGATCTGGGCGTCACGCCGGCGGCGATATCCGGTTCGTCTATCGGCGCCATTGTTGGGGCCGGCTATGCATCGGGCATGAGCGGTGCGGACATCGAGGAACTCTTGCTGGGAGCGTTCGGCAACCGCACCGCGGTGTTTGCCAGTTTGTGGAAGTTGCGTCCCCAGCCGTTGCGTGCGTTTTCCGGCGCGGTGCCGTTTGGCCAGATGGACATTGAAATGGTGCTGGAGACGTTCCTGCCGGAAACCTTTCCCCATACCTTTGATGAGCTGTCGGTTCCGCTTTCCATTACCGCGACCGATTATTATGGCAATGCGCTGAAGGTGCTGGACACCGGCGACCTGCGAAAGGCCGTGGCAGCTTCTGCCGCCATTCCGGTGGTCTTTGTTCCGGTTATCATCGATGGCTGTGTGCTGATTGATGGCGGCATCAACAATCCCCTGCCGTTCGACCTGCTCGACAGCGCGAAATACAGGGTCGTTGCCGTGGATGTCGTCGGCCTGCCCATGGGAACGCCCGGCAAGCTGCCTTCCCGGATCGATTCTGCCTTTGGTGCCAGCCAGCTGATGATGCAGTCGATCACCGGACTAAAACTCAGAACCGATCCGCCCGACCTCTTTCTGCGGCCCAAGGTCGATGCCTACCGGGTCCTCGATTTTCTCAAGGTGCGCGAAATCCTTGCCGAAACCGCACCGGTATACGAAGAGGCTAAACGCGGTCTGGAACGCCTGCTGGAAGCAGACACACTCTAGAGACCCGCTCCCCGGCCGGAGGAAAACGGTGAATTGGCCACGGCCGGCACATAGACGCTGATGCCCTCTTTTGCAGCCTGGCGAGGCAGGCTGCGCAGAACGACGTGACAGGCCACAAGCGCCAGAATGCCGAACAGTGCGCCGCCCAGCCCCCAGCCGATGATGATGCCTTCTGCTCCCCAGCGGCTGCCCACATGGGCAAAGGGAATGACGCCCAGTGTCGCCCGCCCCCAGTTGAAAAAGGTGGAATAGATGGGGTGGTCGAGATTGTTGAAGGCGGCATTTGCAACGAACAGGAAGCCGGCGAATATCTGCGTTCCGGCAACCAGATAGCAGAAGACGGCGATCATCTGCTGCGCATCGCCCTTGGCGCCGAATACGAAGATGATCAGATCTTTCAGAAGCGCCAGCAGGCCCCACATGGCGACGACATAGACCAGCGTGAATACCAGCGAGTCACGCATGGCGCTGTTGACGCGGTCAAGACGGCCTGCACCGTAATTCTGCGCAAGGATCGGGCCAACGGCGCCCGAAAGCGCAAAGATGGCGGCAAAGGCAAGGGGAATGATCCGCCCCACGATCGCCCAGCCGGCAACCGCATCATCGCCGAAACCTGCGATGGCGCCCGTCACATAGGCATTGCCGACCGGTGTTGCCACCTGGGTGAGAACGGCGGGGCCGGCAATGCGAAGGAAGGGGGCTGTAAAGGCATGCAATTCCTCTCCGCTTGGCATGCGCACCATGTCGTGCACGCGCACCGTGCCATGAAGGCCGACGATCACGAAAAGTACGCGCACGATCACCACTGAAATCGCCGCGCCGGTTATTCCCAGATCAAAATAGAAAATCAGCAACGGGTCGATGGCGGCAGCCGATAGACCGGAGGAAAGCGTGACATACATTGCCCGCTTGGCATCGCCTTTGGCACGCAGCAGCCCGGCGCTTGCCATGCCAATCCCGAGCAGAGGGATGGAAGGAATGGTGATGGCCATGAAACCGGCCGCAATTTCCTTCGTGCGCCCCTTTGCGCCGAGGAGATCAAGCGACCATCCGATCAACGTAAAAAGCACGACGGCCATTATAATGGCCATGACAAGCATGAAGATCAGCGATGCCCCCGCATAGGCCTTGGCCCGCCTTTCATTGCCGGAGCCGATGGCGCGTGCGGTGAGCGCGCCTGCCGCGATCGTCAGGCCGATGCACACCGAAACGGCAAAAAACATGATGGTGGAGGCATAGCCGATTGCCGCCGCCAGTTCCTGCTGGCCAAGCAGCGAGATATAGAAAAGGTTGGCAAGGTCGACCAGAAAGATGGCAACCAGGCCCAGCGCGCCGGTCGTCGACATGACCACCACATGACGCATGGTGGAGCCGGTCAGAAAAGCCGGGCCGTTCTGTACCCCTTTAGCTGGTGTTTTGGCCAAGGTAGAAGCGCCCCGTAATTCAGACCATCGCAGACATTTTCATTGCCTCCTGCGCCCTGGAGGCCGACCTGTCAACACACGCTCGGCAATTGCCACCTTGAAGCGGGCGGTGCAACGCCCTATGGAACGCACGGTCCGTATGCATTATGGGAAAGGAACGCCGTTTGGTGGTTCAGTTTGAAAGCCTTGAAGAAGATGCCAGCCGCCTCGTCTCTGCAGCGCTGAAGGCCGGTGCTGACCAGTGTGACGTTGTCGTTACAAAAGGGCAGTCCGTTGGTGTTTCGGTCCGCGAAGGCAAGGTGGAAAACACCGGCAGTGCGGAGGGCGATGATTTTTACCTTCGCGTTTTTTCCGGCAAGCGCGTTGCCACGGTATCGACCAACCAGGTTAGTGACCTGGCGATGGTCGCAGAACGCGCCGTCGCCATGGCCCGCGTTTCGCCGGAAGACCCGTTTCAGGATCTGGCGCCGCGCGAAGACCTGATCACCGAAATCCCCGATCTTGACCTGCTGGAATCCTCCCCGCCCGATCCTGCCCGGCTGCAGGAGGCAGCGCTTGAGGCGGAAGACGCCGGGCTGGCCGTCACCGGCGTTTCCAAATCAATGGGAGCATCTGCGGGCTGGGGCATCTCCGGTTTCGTGCTTGCCACCTCTGCCGGGTTTTCCGGCAGCTATGCCCGTTCGGGCTGTTCGGTGTCGGCTTCCATGGTCAGCGGCGATGGCGACACGATGGAGCGCGACTACGACTTTTCCAGTGCCGTCCATCGCGGCGATCTGAGGAGCCCGGCGGAAATCGGCAGGACAGCCGGGGAGCGCGCCGTGCGCCGCGCCAATCCCAGAAAGGTCGACAGTGGCAATTATCCGGTGATTTTCGACCGGCGTCTTGCCGGCGGCCTTCTTGCAAGCCTGCTGGGTGCCATCAATGCAGCTTCGGTGGCTCGCAAAACCAGTTTCCTGCGGGACCGGCTGGGCGAACAGATTGCTGCTTCCGCGATCACGGTAACCGACGACCCGCTGCGAAAGCGGGGGTTGGGTTCAAGGCCTTTCGATGGTGAAGGCCTGGCCTGCAAACCACTGGTTCTTGTCGACAAGGGACAGTTGACCACCTGGTTGCTGGACGGGGCGACAGCCCGCGAACTCGATCTTCAAACCAATGCGCGTGCCTCGCGCAGCGGCTCGGGCACATCGCCATCCTCCACCAATGCCTGGATTGCCAATGGCAGCAAGTCACCACAGGAATTGGCGCGCGACATCGGCACCGGTTTCCTGTGTACCGAAACCATCGGACACGGCATCAACATGGTAACCGGCGATTATTCCAAGGGCGCCAGTGGTTTTTGGATCGAAAACGGAAAGATCACCCATCCGGTTGCGGAGATCACCATCGCCGGCAATCTCAAGGACATGTTCATGGCAATGACACCGGCCAATGATCTGGAGTTCCGGGGTGCAACGAATGCGCCGTCCCTGCTGATCGAGGGCATGACCATTGGCGGCAAATGATCCTGCTCCGCTTTCTGCCGATCTTCAGCTGATCGAAAAAGCTGCCAAACAAGCAGGCCGGATCGCCATGACGTTTTTCAGGGCCGACAATCAGGTCTGGCACAAGCATGGCAATTCTCCCGTCTCGGAAGCTGATTTTGCCGTTGACCGCTTCCTGATCGAAACCCTGCGGGCGGCACGTCCTGGCTATGGCTGGCTTTCTGAGGAAACCGAGGACAGCGGCGAGCGGCTTTCGGCAAGCCGCATCTTCGTCGTTGATCCCATCGATGGAACAAGAGGGTTCATCGATGGCAGAAAGGAATGGTGCATCTCTGTTGCGGTGGTGGAAAACGGCGTTCCGGTTGCCGGCGTTCTCGAATGCCCTGCACTGGGCGAAACCTATGCTGCAGCCGGCGGTCTGGGCGCCAGGCTGAACGGCGGCAAGCTGGCGGTACTTTCCGGCCGTTCCGTTGCCAGCGTTACCGCTTCGAGCAAGCTCAACCGGGAAATCAGGGCAAGCCATGGCGACACGCTCAGCGTAGTGCCGTTTGTGCCCTCGCTGGCATACCGGCTTGCCATGGTGGCGGGCTGCAAGGTGGACGCCGCGCTTGTAAAACAGGGTGCCAGCGAATGGGATATCGCCGCTGCCGATGTCATCCTGCAGGAAGCGGGCGGCATTCTGGCCGGGCTGGATGGGGCGCGCCCGCAATACAATCAGCCGGCAACCCGATACGGCCCCCTGCTTGCCAGTGGCATGGAGGCGGTGGGGGATGTTATCGAACTTGCGAAATCAGGCGGATTTCTTCATTAGAGCAATTCAGGTTTTGGCGGAATCGGCGAACGCTGAACGCACAACCGCATTTGGCTGGTCAAGCAATACCGGATTTTCGGCTAGCGGAAATCGCCTGACCAACACCAGGGTAATGACAATTCAACGCAACCGGAGCAGCAAATGACGAGTGAAGACAAGAACAAACCGGTGGAAAAGGATGGCCAGTTGCTGCATCTGGTTTTCGGTGGCGAACTGAACGAACTTCAGGGCGTTACCTTTCGCGACCTCGACAAGGTGGACATTGTCGGTCTTTTCCCCGATTACCGCTCGGCCCATCAGGCATGGAAGGCCAAGGCACAGCAGACGGTTGATAATGCTCACATGCGCTATTTCATCGTTCACCTGCACAAGATTCTCGATCCCGATGGTGACGGAAAATACGGCTGAAGGCGACAGGGTGCGCCAATGCCGGCATGGAGTGCGCGGCCGGTTTCAAAAAAGGTAGCAAGTTATGTCCGGTCGCAAGACTGAGGAACCCGGCACGGCAAAGCCGAAACGGCGCAGGACGCCCGTCTGGCTGCGCAAGCCCGGCCGATGGATTTCGCAAAATGGAGCTTTCGCCGCCATCGTCGCCTGGATTGCCGTGCGGTATCTGAAGTTCGTTTTCAGGACCAATTCCTGGGTGGTGGAGCCGGACGACATTCTTGATCAGGTTGAGCCGGAACTGCCGGTTATTGTCTCCGTGTGGCATGGCCAGCATGTTCTCCTGCCTGCCATTCCCATCGGGCTCAGCGGTGCGGTAATGATCTCACGCAGCCTGGATGGTGAAATCACCGCCCGCGTTGCGGAAGCTTTTGGCGCCAGCACGATCCGGGCTTCGGGAGGCCGAAATCCGCGCCATACCCTGTCCAAGGGAGCCTTGCGGGGGTTTCTTGAAATGTTGCGCATGCTGAAGAACGGGCAGAACGTGCTCCAGACCGCCGACATTCCCAAGGGAACCCCGCGGCGCGTCGGGCAGGGGATTATCTCCCTTGCGCAGAAATCCGGCCGGCCGATTGTGCCGCTGGCCGTGGCGTCTTCCCGCCGCTGGGTCTTGCCCAAAAGCTGGGACAGGACGACAATCAACCTGCCGTTCGGCAAATCTGCCATCGTGGCTGGCGAGCGCGTCAGGGTTTCCGCCACTGCCGGGCCGGACGAACTGGAAGCAGCGCGCATCAGGCTGAAGGACGAGATGGACCGCATTACCCGCAGGGCCTATGAACTGACGGGCGTACCGGAGCCTGAAGTGACGGGCATGCCGGGAGAGGGAAAATGAGACTTCCGGATGGATACAGCAGCAGGATTGCGCGGCAAGGGGAGTTTGCGGCTTGGCGATGAATGATCTCATCACCCGCCTCACCCTTGGCGGATACCGGCGTTTCGGCCGGCTGATCTATCCGTTCATGGGACCGTTTCTTGCCCTCAGGGCCCGGCGCGGCAAGGAAGATCGCGCCCGCCGCTATGAGCGCTATGGCTATCCCAGTACCGAGCGGCCTGCCGGCCCCCTGGTCTGGTTTCATGCCGCCAGTGTCGGCGAATCCATGGCGGTTCTGGCACTGATCGAGCGGGTACACGCCCATGGCGTCCATGCGGTCATGACAACCGGCACCGTCACTTCCGCCAAGGTAGTGGCAAAGCGGCTGCCCAGAGGGGCGTTTCATCAATATGTGCCGCTCGATCTGGAACAGGCCGTCAACCGGTTTCTCGACCACTGGAAACCGGATCTCGCGGTATTCACCGAATCGGAGATCTGGCCGACCTGTATCGAGCGCTTGAGGCACCGCCGCATCCCGCATGTGCTGGTCAATGCCCGCATGTCGGACAAATCCTATGCACGCTGGAAAAACGCCCCTCAGGTTGCCTCGGCCCTGTTTGAGAGTTTTTCCCATGTGATCGCCCAATCCTCGCTCGATGCCGAGCGCTACCGCAAACTCGGGGCAAGGCCGGTTGTTATTTCCGGCAATCTGAAGGTCGACACCAAGGAACTGCCATATGACGAGGCGGAACTGCGCCGCGTTGCAGGTCATCTCACCGGCCGCCCTGCCTTTATTGCCGCCAGCACCCACCGCGGTGAGGAGCAGATCCTGCTCGATGTGTTCAAGCGGCTGAAGCCTGCATTTCCCCAATTGCTGCTTATTCTGGTTCCCCGCCATCCTGAACGCGGTGATGAGATCGAGGCGCTGGCACAGGGCCTGTCGCTGGATGTCGCAAGGCGCAGCCGCAAGGAGGCGATCCGCGCCATCACCGATGTCTATCTGGGAGATACGATCGGCGAGATGGGGCTTTATCTGCGCATGGCGCCGATTGTCTACATGGGCAGAAGCCTGGCAGGATATGGCGGCCAGAACCCTCTGGAACCGGCAGCCATCGGCAATGCGATCCTGTCGGGTAAGCATGTAACAAACTTTCGCGATTCCTACCGCAGCCTGTTATCGCGCAAGGCGGTGCGGCTGGTTGAGGATGGCGACATGCTGGCTGCCAACCTTGAATTTCTTCTGAGCAATCCAGATGAGTGCGAACGGATGATCCAGGCAGCCCAGGACACCGTACGCGACATGCGCGGTGCGCTCGACCGCACGATCGACGTGCTGGATTCCTATGTCTTCCCGCTGACGGTAAAGCGCAAACTCGAGGACATCGGAAATGGCGATTAACGAAACGCCACCGTTCTGGTTCGAACCGCCGGGGGTAAAGGCCTGGTTGATGGCGCCGTTTTCCATCCTCTATT from Salaquimonas pukyongi harbors:
- a CDS encoding patatin-like phospholipase family protein, whose amino-acid sequence is MTNQKKVALALGGGGARGIAHIHVLKAFDDLGVTPAAISGSSIGAIVGAGYASGMSGADIEELLLGAFGNRTAVFASLWKLRPQPLRAFSGAVPFGQMDIEMVLETFLPETFPHTFDELSVPLSITATDYYGNALKVLDTGDLRKAVAASAAIPVVFVPVIIDGCVLIDGGINNPLPFDLLDSAKYRVVAVDVVGLPMGTPGKLPSRIDSAFGASQLMMQSITGLKLRTDPPDLFLRPKVDAYRVLDFLKVREILAETAPVYEEAKRGLERLLEADTL
- a CDS encoding MATE family efflux transporter, which translates into the protein MAKTPAKGVQNGPAFLTGSTMRHVVVMSTTGALGLVAIFLVDLANLFYISLLGQQELAAAIGYASTIMFFAVSVCIGLTIAAGALTARAIGSGNERRAKAYAGASLIFMLVMAIIMAVVLFTLIGWSLDLLGAKGRTKEIAAGFMAITIPSIPLLGIGMASAGLLRAKGDAKRAMYVTLSSGLSAAAIDPLLIFYFDLGITGAAISVVIVRVLFVIVGLHGTVRVHDMVRMPSGEELHAFTAPFLRIAGPAVLTQVATPVGNAYVTGAIAGFGDDAVAGWAIVGRIIPLAFAAIFALSGAVGPILAQNYGAGRLDRVNSAMRDSLVFTLVYVVAMWGLLALLKDLIIFVFGAKGDAQQMIAVFCYLVAGTQIFAGFLFVANAAFNNLDHPIYSTFFNWGRATLGVIPFAHVGSRWGAEGIIIGWGLGGALFGILALVACHVVLRSLPRQAAKEGISVYVPAVANSPFSSGRGAGL
- a CDS encoding TldD/PmbA family protein, which produces MVQFESLEEDASRLVSAALKAGADQCDVVVTKGQSVGVSVREGKVENTGSAEGDDFYLRVFSGKRVATVSTNQVSDLAMVAERAVAMARVSPEDPFQDLAPREDLITEIPDLDLLESSPPDPARLQEAALEAEDAGLAVTGVSKSMGASAGWGISGFVLATSAGFSGSYARSGCSVSASMVSGDGDTMERDYDFSSAVHRGDLRSPAEIGRTAGERAVRRANPRKVDSGNYPVIFDRRLAGGLLASLLGAINAASVARKTSFLRDRLGEQIAASAITVTDDPLRKRGLGSRPFDGEGLACKPLVLVDKGQLTTWLLDGATARELDLQTNARASRSGSGTSPSSTNAWIANGSKSPQELARDIGTGFLCTETIGHGINMVTGDYSKGASGFWIENGKITHPVAEITIAGNLKDMFMAMTPANDLEFRGATNAPSLLIEGMTIGGK
- a CDS encoding 3'(2'),5'-bisphosphate nucleotidase CysQ, with translation MAANDPAPLSADLQLIEKAAKQAGRIAMTFFRADNQVWHKHGNSPVSEADFAVDRFLIETLRAARPGYGWLSEETEDSGERLSASRIFVVDPIDGTRGFIDGRKEWCISVAVVENGVPVAGVLECPALGETYAAAGGLGARLNGGKLAVLSGRSVASVTASSKLNREIRASHGDTLSVVPFVPSLAYRLAMVAGCKVDAALVKQGASEWDIAAADVILQEAGGILAGLDGARPQYNQPATRYGPLLASGMEAVGDVIELAKSGGFLH
- a CDS encoding DUF4170 domain-containing protein; amino-acid sequence: MTSEDKNKPVEKDGQLLHLVFGGELNELQGVTFRDLDKVDIVGLFPDYRSAHQAWKAKAQQTVDNAHMRYFIVHLHKILDPDGDGKYG
- a CDS encoding lysophospholipid acyltransferase family protein, coding for MSGRKTEEPGTAKPKRRRTPVWLRKPGRWISQNGAFAAIVAWIAVRYLKFVFRTNSWVVEPDDILDQVEPELPVIVSVWHGQHVLLPAIPIGLSGAVMISRSLDGEITARVAEAFGASTIRASGGRNPRHTLSKGALRGFLEMLRMLKNGQNVLQTADIPKGTPRRVGQGIISLAQKSGRPIVPLAVASSRRWVLPKSWDRTTINLPFGKSAIVAGERVRVSATAGPDELEAARIRLKDEMDRITRRAYELTGVPEPEVTGMPGEGK
- a CDS encoding 3-deoxy-D-manno-octulosonic acid transferase, with the protein product MNDLITRLTLGGYRRFGRLIYPFMGPFLALRARRGKEDRARRYERYGYPSTERPAGPLVWFHAASVGESMAVLALIERVHAHGVHAVMTTGTVTSAKVVAKRLPRGAFHQYVPLDLEQAVNRFLDHWKPDLAVFTESEIWPTCIERLRHRRIPHVLVNARMSDKSYARWKNAPQVASALFESFSHVIAQSSLDAERYRKLGARPVVISGNLKVDTKELPYDEAELRRVAGHLTGRPAFIAASTHRGEEQILLDVFKRLKPAFPQLLLILVPRHPERGDEIEALAQGLSLDVARRSRKEAIRAITDVYLGDTIGEMGLYLRMAPIVYMGRSLAGYGGQNPLEPAAIGNAILSGKHVTNFRDSYRSLLSRKAVRLVEDGDMLAANLEFLLSNPDECERMIQAAQDTVRDMRGALDRTIDVLDSYVFPLTVKRKLEDIGNGD